The Magnetospirillum sp. genome includes a region encoding these proteins:
- a CDS encoding heme lyase CcmF/NrfE family subunit, translating to MTAEIGHYALVLALCVALVQASLPLVGAQKNDAALMALAKPSAFAQFGLVTLSFGCLVYAFIVSDFTVSNVVANSHSDKPMLYKISGSWGNHEGSMVLWALILALFGALVAGFGRNLPDGLKARTLAVQGMVCVAFLAFIVFTSNPFLRVLPPPLDGNGLNPLLQDPGLAFHPPLLYVGYVGFSIVFAFAMAALIEGRVDAAWARWVRPWTLAAWSALTLGIALGSWWAYYELGWGGWWFWDPVENASFMPWLVGTALLHSAIVAEKRDALKTWTILLAILAFALSLLGTFLVRSGVLTSVHAFAVDPARGVFILAILVIAVGGSLAMYAWRAPMLRGGGLFQPISREGGLVLNNVLLATSAATVLIGTLYPLFLEAVGGAKVSVGPPFFNATFVPLMVPLLLAVSFGPLLGWKRGDLAAAAQRLSFAIAASIAVIVVVYWADAGRKIFAALAMGLAAWLIAGAAVEWSERVALFRAPAGTVWSRMRNLPRASWGMTIAHAGVGLMVMGIAGVTAWQTEVIRLVRAGDAFDVAGYRFVFKGVTQREGPNFFATQATFEVYENDRLYAVLMPARRFFPVAGTSTTETAIKTNLLADLYATIGDPELGTPALNMPAFLAPTDANTQWTARIYHNPLVPWIWIGACVMAFGGIVSLTDRRHRVGAPRRAAVPLGAAQAAE from the coding sequence ATGACCGCCGAAATCGGCCATTACGCGCTTGTGCTGGCGCTGTGCGTCGCCCTCGTGCAGGCAAGCCTGCCGCTTGTGGGCGCCCAGAAAAACGACGCCGCCCTGATGGCGCTTGCCAAGCCCTCCGCGTTTGCGCAGTTCGGGCTCGTGACGCTTTCGTTCGGCTGCCTCGTCTACGCGTTCATCGTTTCGGATTTCACCGTCAGCAACGTCGTCGCCAACTCGCATTCCGACAAGCCGATGCTCTACAAAATCTCGGGCTCGTGGGGCAACCACGAAGGCTCGATGGTGCTGTGGGCCTTGATTCTGGCGCTTTTCGGCGCGCTGGTGGCGGGCTTCGGGCGTAACCTGCCCGACGGGCTGAAGGCGCGCACGCTTGCCGTGCAGGGCATGGTGTGCGTCGCGTTCCTCGCCTTCATCGTCTTCACCTCGAACCCGTTTTTGCGCGTGCTTCCCCCGCCGCTCGACGGCAACGGCCTCAACCCGCTGCTTCAGGACCCCGGCCTCGCCTTCCATCCGCCGCTGCTTTACGTTGGCTATGTCGGCTTCTCGATCGTGTTCGCGTTTGCGATGGCCGCCCTCATCGAAGGCCGCGTGGATGCCGCGTGGGCGCGCTGGGTGCGGCCCTGGACTCTGGCCGCGTGGTCGGCTCTCACGCTCGGCATCGCACTCGGCTCGTGGTGGGCCTATTACGAACTCGGCTGGGGCGGCTGGTGGTTTTGGGACCCGGTCGAAAATGCGAGCTTCATGCCGTGGCTTGTGGGTACGGCGTTGCTGCATTCGGCTATCGTCGCCGAAAAGCGCGACGCGCTGAAGACCTGGACCATTCTGCTCGCGATCCTTGCTTTTGCACTCTCGCTGCTCGGCACGTTCCTGGTGCGCTCGGGCGTGCTTACTTCCGTGCACGCCTTTGCGGTCGATCCGGCGCGCGGCGTGTTCATCTTGGCGATCCTCGTGATCGCGGTTGGCGGCTCGCTCGCGATGTATGCGTGGCGGGCGCCCATGCTGCGCGGCGGCGGCCTCTTCCAGCCGATCAGCCGCGAAGGCGGGCTCGTTCTCAACAACGTGCTGCTCGCAACCTCGGCCGCAACGGTGCTGATCGGCACACTCTATCCGCTGTTCCTTGAAGCGGTCGGCGGCGCCAAGGTTTCGGTGGGCCCGCCCTTCTTCAACGCGACCTTCGTGCCGCTGATGGTGCCGCTTCTGCTCGCGGTCAGCTTCGGCCCGTTGCTGGGCTGGAAGCGCGGCGATTTGGCCGCCGCCGCCCAGCGCCTGTCGTTCGCGATCGCGGCTTCGATCGCCGTGATCGTCGTCGTCTATTGGGCCGATGCAGGGCGCAAGATTTTCGCGGCCCTGGCGATGGGTTTGGCCGCGTGGCTCATCGCGGGGGCTGCCGTCGAATGGAGCGAACGCGTGGCGTTGTTCCGCGCACCGGCCGGCACCGTGTGGTCGCGCATGCGCAATCTGCCGCGCGCGAGCTGGGGCATGACGATCGCGCATGCGGGCGTGGGCCTCATGGTGATGGGCATTGCGGGTGTGACCGCCTGGCAGACCGAAGTGATCCGCCTCGTGCGCGCGGGCGATGCGTTCGACGTGGCGGGCTATCGCTTTGTGTTCAAGGGTGTCACGCAGCGCGAGGGGCCGAATTTCTTTGCCACGCAAGCCACGTTCGAGGTCTACGAAAACGACCGGCTCTATGCCGTGCTGATGCCCGCCCGCCGCTTCTTCCCCGTGGCCGGCACCTCGACGACCGAAACCGCGATCAAAACGAACCTGCTGGCCGATCTCTACGCCACGATCGGCGATCCGGAATTGGGCACGCCCGCACTCAACATGCCGGCCTTCCTTGCCCCCACCGACGCCAACACGCAATGGACCGCGCGCATCTACCACAATCCGCTCGTCCCCTGGATCTGGATCGGCGCATGCGTGATGGCGTTCGGCGGCATTGTGTCGCTGACCGACCGGCGCCATCGCGTGGGTGCCCCTCGGCGTGCGGCCGTCCCGCTCGGTGCTGCACAGGCGGCCGAATGA
- a CDS encoding DsbE family thiol:disulfide interchange protein, which translates to MKRLLFLVPLAAFLVLAGYLGFGLTRDPQKVPSALIDRPAPAFDLPAVPGLALAGLSNETLKGQVSIVNVFASWCQPCRVEHPIFMRLARESDVPILGLNYKDKAEDARKWLGDLGNPYRAIGYDIEGRVAIDWGVYGVPETFVVDRSGTIRFKHVGPVTPAVLDDMLKLIAQLKRAA; encoded by the coding sequence ATGAAGCGCCTGCTGTTTCTGGTTCCGCTCGCGGCGTTTCTGGTTCTGGCGGGCTATCTCGGTTTCGGGCTCACGCGCGATCCGCAGAAAGTTCCGAGTGCCCTTATCGACCGCCCGGCTCCTGCCTTCGATCTGCCGGCGGTACCGGGCCTCGCCCTTGCGGGCCTGTCGAACGAGACGCTCAAAGGCCAAGTCTCGATCGTCAACGTATTCGCCTCGTGGTGCCAGCCTTGCCGCGTCGAGCATCCGATTTTCATGCGCCTTGCGCGCGAAAGCGACGTGCCGATCCTCGGCCTCAACTACAAAGACAAAGCCGAAGACGCGCGCAAATGGCTGGGCGATCTCGGCAACCCCTATCGCGCCATCGGCTACGATATCGAGGGCCGTGTGGCGATCGATTGGGGCGTGTACGGCGTGCCCGAAACCTTCGTCGTCGATCGCAGCGGCACAATCCGCTTCAAACATGTGGGGCCGGTCACGCCTGCCGTGCTCGACGACATGCTGAAACTCATCGCGCAATTGAAGAGGGCGGCATGA
- a CDS encoding cytochrome c-type biogenesis protein CcmH, translated as MRARRFAFAFLCAFLPSAAGAVLPSERLADPALEARARVISQDLRCQVCQNQSIDDSNASLAADLRRLVRERLTAGDSNEAVLSYVTQRYGDYVLLRPPLRTDTILLWYGPFGLLAAGLLGAAIYIRRRNPKAAPSVASLSAEEEQRLAKLLAPEERK; from the coding sequence ATGAGGGCGCGTCGTTTCGCATTCGCGTTCCTGTGCGCCTTTCTTCCTTCAGCGGCCGGTGCCGTGTTGCCGAGCGAGCGCTTGGCCGATCCCGCCCTCGAGGCGCGCGCGCGCGTGATCAGCCAGGATCTGCGCTGCCAGGTCTGCCAGAACCAGTCGATCGACGATTCGAACGCCTCGCTTGCGGCCGATCTGCGCCGCCTTGTGCGCGAGCGGTTGACGGCCGGCGACAGCAACGAAGCCGTGCTGTCGTATGTCACGCAGCGCTACGGCGACTATGTGCTGCTGCGCCCGCCGCTGCGCACCGACACGATTCTGCTGTGGTACGGGCCCTTCGGCCTGCTCGCGGCAGGGCTCCTCGGCGCGGCCATCTATATCCGGCGCCGCAATCCCAAAGCGGCACCGTCCGTCGCTTCCTTGAGTGCCGAAGAAGAGCAGCGCTTGGCCAAATTGCTGGCGCCAGAGGAACGCAAATGA
- the ccmI gene encoding c-type cytochrome biogenesis protein CcmI, with protein MIFAVLALLTALVVAMMVWPMLRKAKAPPTRAAFDMEVHRDQLEEIARDLARGTIDAREAQAARAEIGRRMLTLAAEPALEPAHTGGSRLLAVALAVALPAAAFALYIDRGAPGAPGVPFAEQRATGTNQDPQLVEFARALRARVANNPNDIEAWVRLAQVSAAFNLAEDALDAWRAADKLAGERPELAGSLGEAAVLAANGQVTPEAQRAFARVLAADPGDPRARYYMGQALAQAGDLNAAVRMWFDLAAASPPDAPWLATVREALAQAAREARIDLSRLRPSPDNRPAISSLAPPQSVFASAAPPQGAPQGVPPGGQALLALPEAERAEAIRGMVEGLAARLEAQPDDLEGWQRLARSWQALDEPEKALAAYARTAEIAPDQIPVLDAYADALLALHDPDTRLDDSARKAMANLLERSPNNALALWLVGLDEVVAGNQLAATALWQRLLALLPEGTPARAELVERIEKLKAGN; from the coding sequence ATGATTTTCGCCGTTCTGGCGCTGCTGACAGCACTCGTCGTGGCCATGATGGTGTGGCCGATGCTGCGCAAGGCCAAGGCCCCGCCCACGCGTGCGGCCTTCGACATGGAAGTGCATCGCGACCAGCTCGAAGAGATCGCGCGCGATTTGGCGCGCGGCACCATCGATGCGCGCGAAGCCCAGGCCGCCCGCGCCGAAATCGGCCGCCGCATGCTGACGCTTGCCGCCGAACCTGCGTTGGAACCTGCGCATACCGGCGGCTCGCGCCTGCTGGCGGTCGCGTTGGCGGTCGCACTTCCGGCGGCAGCGTTCGCACTTTACATCGACCGGGGTGCGCCGGGCGCACCCGGCGTGCCGTTTGCCGAACAGCGCGCGACGGGCACCAACCAGGATCCGCAGCTCGTGGAATTCGCACGCGCTTTGCGCGCGCGCGTGGCGAACAACCCGAACGATATCGAAGCCTGGGTGCGTCTTGCCCAAGTCTCGGCCGCATTCAACCTGGCCGAAGACGCGCTCGATGCCTGGCGCGCCGCCGACAAGCTTGCAGGCGAGCGGCCCGAACTTGCAGGCTCGCTCGGCGAAGCGGCCGTGCTTGCCGCCAACGGCCAAGTGACACCCGAGGCGCAGCGCGCCTTTGCGCGCGTGCTCGCCGCAGACCCCGGCGATCCGCGCGCGCGCTACTATATGGGCCAAGCGCTGGCGCAAGCAGGCGACCTCAACGCCGCCGTGCGCATGTGGTTCGATCTCGCTGCCGCCTCGCCGCCCGACGCGCCGTGGCTGGCGACCGTGCGCGAGGCGTTGGCGCAAGCCGCACGCGAAGCGCGCATCGATCTTTCGCGCCTGCGCCCCTCGCCCGACAATCGCCCGGCCATATCGAGTTTGGCGCCGCCGCAAAGCGTTTTTGCTTCGGCCGCTCCGCCGCAGGGCGCACCGCAAGGCGTGCCGCCGGGTGGCCAAGCCTTGCTCGCGTTGCCCGAAGCCGAGCGTGCAGAAGCCATTCGCGGCATGGTCGAAGGGCTTGCGGCCCGGCTCGAAGCGCAGCCCGACGATCTCGAAGGCTGGCAGCGCCTCGCCCGTTCGTGGCAAGCGCTCGACGAGCCCGAGAAGGCGCTTGCCGCCTATGCGCGCACGGCCGAAATCGCGCCCGACCAGATCCCCGTGCTCGACGCCTATGCCGATGCGCTGCTCGCACTCCACGATCCCGACACGCGCCTCGACGATTCCGCGCGCAAAGCAATGGCGAATCTGCTCGAGCGCTCGCCCAACAACGCATTGGCGCTTTGGCTCGTCGGGCTCGACGAAGTCGTCGCCGGCAACCAACTCGCCGCCACGGCCTTGTGGCAGCGTCTGTTGGCCTTGTTGCCCGAAGGAACGCCCGCGCGCGCCGAACTCGTCGAGCGCATCGAAAAGCTCAAAGCCGGAAACTAG
- a CDS encoding NAD(P)/FAD-dependent oxidoreductase produces the protein MKTKTKKTQIVVIGGGAGGLELMARLGAKFAGKHYDLILVDRNRAHIWKPLLHEVAAGSLDANLDEVGYRSHAYRWGYRFFDGTLEAIDRDSREVVIAPMFDEKGLEIVARHRIRYDYLVVAVGSVSNDFGTPGVRENCIFLDERAQADRFRQRLLNACLRVSRGMTIDPSANLTVNVAIVGGGATGVELAAELYSAAAALRVYGLEVFDESRLKITLIEAGPRILPALPEKLAAAAHKELEALGVRVLTGTQVTQATPEGIVTKSGETVAADLRVWAAGVKGGEFLKEIGGLETNRTNQLVVLPTLQTTRDERIFAIGDCCACPVEGSPRPVPPRAQAAHQMAATAFKNLCRLVEGKAPVPFVYKDHGSLVSLARYTTVGSLMGNLIGGRMAVEGRLARFVYVSLYRMHILAVHGWLKGLIMIGIGHVNQVIRPKLKLH, from the coding sequence ATGAAAACCAAGACAAAAAAGACCCAGATCGTCGTGATCGGCGGCGGTGCGGGCGGACTCGAGCTGATGGCGCGGCTCGGCGCCAAGTTCGCAGGCAAGCATTACGACCTCATTCTGGTCGATCGCAACCGCGCGCATATCTGGAAGCCGCTGCTGCACGAGGTGGCGGCAGGCTCGCTCGACGCCAATCTCGACGAGGTCGGGTATCGCAGCCACGCCTATCGCTGGGGCTACCGGTTTTTCGACGGCACGCTCGAGGCGATCGACCGCGACAGCCGCGAGGTCGTGATCGCCCCCATGTTCGACGAAAAGGGCCTCGAGATCGTGGCCCGCCATCGCATCCGCTACGACTATCTCGTCGTCGCGGTGGGTTCGGTCTCCAACGATTTCGGTACGCCCGGCGTGCGCGAGAACTGCATCTTCCTCGACGAACGGGCCCAAGCCGACCGCTTTCGCCAGCGTCTGCTCAATGCGTGTCTGCGCGTGTCGCGCGGCATGACGATCGATCCGTCGGCCAATCTCACCGTCAATGTCGCGATCGTCGGCGGCGGGGCGACTGGCGTGGAGCTTGCGGCCGAGCTCTACAGTGCTGCTGCCGCCTTGCGCGTCTACGGCCTCGAAGTGTTCGACGAAAGCCGCCTTAAGATCACGTTGATCGAAGCAGGCCCGCGCATCCTGCCGGCCTTGCCCGAGAAGCTTGCGGCCGCCGCGCACAAAGAGCTTGAAGCGCTTGGCGTGCGCGTGCTCACGGGCACGCAAGTTACGCAAGCGACGCCCGAGGGGATCGTCACCAAAAGCGGCGAGACCGTCGCGGCCGATCTGCGCGTATGGGCGGCCGGCGTCAAAGGCGGGGAATTTCTCAAAGAGATCGGCGGGCTCGAGACCAATCGCACGAACCAGCTCGTGGTGCTGCCGACCCTGCAGACCACGCGCGACGAACGCATCTTTGCGATCGGCGATTGCTGTGCGTGTCCCGTCGAAGGCAGTCCGCGCCCGGTTCCGCCGCGCGCGCAAGCCGCCCATCAGATGGCCGCGACCGCGTTCAAGAATCTCTGCCGCCTCGTCGAGGGCAAAGCGCCCGTGCCCTTCGTCTACAAAGACCACGGCTCGCTCGTGAGCCTCGCGCGCTACACGACCGTGGGCAGCCTCATGGGCAATCTCATCGGCGGGCGCATGGCGGTCGAAGGCAGGCTTGCGCGCTTCGTCTATGTGTCGCTCTACCGCATGCACATTCTGGCCGTGCATGGCTGGCTCAAGGGCCTGATCATGATCGGCATCGGGCACGTGAATCAGGTGATTCGTCCGAAACTCAAACTGCACTGA
- a CDS encoding YggT family protein: MQSLGVLLSSVIQIYIWVLIGSAVLSWLLAFNVLNARNQVVYTIADFLYRITEPALRPIRRFMPNIGGIDISPVVLILLLIFAQNLIYEYWL, translated from the coding sequence ATGCAGTCGTTGGGCGTTTTGCTGTCGTCGGTCATCCAGATCTATATTTGGGTTCTGATCGGCTCTGCCGTGCTGTCGTGGCTCCTGGCCTTCAACGTGCTCAATGCGCGCAACCAGGTCGTCTACACGATCGCCGATTTTCTCTACCGCATCACCGAGCCCGCCTTGCGCCCGATCCGCCGCTTCATGCCCAATATCGGCGGCATCGACATTTCGCCGGTGGTGCTGATCCTGCTGCTGATCTTCGCGCAGAACCTGATCTACGAATATTGGCTCTGA
- a CDS encoding DUF167 domain-containing protein — MGGYLELAADGVYLAVRVTPKSRRPGIGGIGDGTNLAVAVNAAPEDGKANDATIAALAEFFGVPKRQFALVKGATSRLKRFKIAGMPEALRKTIEGKLA; from the coding sequence ATGGGCGGCTATTTGGAGCTCGCGGCGGACGGCGTGTATCTCGCCGTGCGCGTGACGCCCAAATCGCGCCGCCCCGGTATCGGCGGCATTGGCGACGGCACCAACCTCGCGGTCGCGGTCAACGCCGCCCCCGAAGACGGCAAAGCCAACGACGCGACCATCGCCGCCCTCGCCGAATTTTTCGGCGTTCCGAAGCGCCAGTTCGCGTTGGTCAAAGGGGCCACGTCGCGCCTCAAACGCTTCAAGATCGCCGGCATGCCCGAAGCGTTGCGCAAAACCATCGAAGGAAAACTCGCATGA
- the folD gene encoding bifunctional methylenetetrahydrofolate dehydrogenase/methenyltetrahydrofolate cyclohydrolase FolD produces the protein MTARIIDGKTIAADLRADVGREVASLPFQPGLAVVLVGEDPASAVYVRNKHKATLEAGMASFEHRLAATTSEADLLALVAKLNEDEKVDGILVQLPLPKHIDATKVLDAIAPAKDVDGFHAVNAGLLASGRPGLVPCTPAGSMRLIASLGTNIAGKHAVIVGRSNIVGKPMAHLLLAADCTVTVAHSKTANLSAVCRSADILVAAVGRPEMVKGDWIKPGAIVIDVGINRVATPDGKGRLVGDVDYAAALPIAGAITPVPGGVGPMTIACLLANTLMAAKARRAA, from the coding sequence ATGACCGCCCGCATCATCGACGGCAAAACCATCGCCGCGGATTTGCGTGCCGATGTCGGCCGCGAGGTTGCAAGCCTGCCCTTCCAGCCGGGCCTTGCAGTCGTGCTCGTGGGCGAGGACCCGGCCAGTGCCGTCTATGTGCGCAACAAACACAAGGCCACGCTCGAAGCTGGCATGGCGAGCTTCGAACATCGCTTGGCGGCCACGACAAGCGAAGCCGATCTGCTGGCCCTCGTCGCCAAACTCAACGAAGACGAAAAAGTCGACGGCATCCTCGTGCAATTGCCGCTGCCCAAACATATCGACGCCACGAAGGTGCTGGACGCAATCGCGCCGGCCAAAGACGTCGACGGCTTCCACGCGGTCAATGCGGGCCTGCTCGCGAGTGGCCGGCCGGGCTTGGTGCCGTGCACGCCCGCCGGTTCGATGCGCTTGATCGCGAGCCTCGGCACGAACATCGCCGGCAAACACGCCGTGATCGTCGGCCGCTCGAACATCGTCGGCAAGCCGATGGCGCATCTGCTGCTGGCCGCCGACTGCACGGTCACGGTCGCGCACTCGAAGACGGCGAACCTTTCCGCCGTTTGCCGCAGTGCGGACATTCTCGTCGCCGCCGTCGGCCGACCCGAAATGGTCAAAGGCGATTGGATCAAGCCGGGGGCGATCGTGATCGACGTCGGTATCAACCGCGTGGCAACGCCGGACGGCAAAGGCCGCCTCGTCGGCGACGTGGACTACGCGGCCGCGCTGCCGATCGCAGGCGCCATCACGCCCGTCCCCGGCGGTGTCGGCCCCATGACGATCGCCTGCCTGCTCGCCAACACGCTCATGGCGGCAAAGGCACGCCGCGCAGCCTGA
- a CDS encoding DUF3253 domain-containing protein, whose translation MTQAPPDNEALDAAILAAVTAGRSVSPSDVAVVLAGPGKAWQGLLPKIRARALVLMGEGKIEILRKGKPIADAADMRGVVRLRGVPLPP comes from the coding sequence GTGACGCAAGCACCGCCCGACAACGAAGCTCTCGACGCGGCGATCCTCGCGGCCGTCACGGCGGGGCGGTCGGTCAGTCCTTCGGATGTGGCCGTGGTTCTCGCCGGGCCTGGGAAGGCTTGGCAGGGGTTGTTGCCGAAGATCCGGGCGCGCGCCCTGGTGCTGATGGGCGAGGGCAAGATCGAGATATTGCGCAAGGGCAAGCCGATTGCCGATGCCGCCGACATGCGCGGTGTGGTCAGGCTGCGCGGCGTGCCTTTGCCGCCATGA